One genomic region from Isachenkonia alkalipeptolytica encodes:
- the glpX gene encoding class II fructose-bisphosphatase produces MDRNLAINLVRVTEGAALGAARWMGRRDKEAADQAGVDGMRKMFDTIDIKGTVIIGEGEKDEAPMLYIGEQVGAWEEADMEVDIAVDPVEGTTSVANGTPNAIAVIAMAPKGCLLNAPSYYMDKIAVGPKARGKIDINWPVEKNLQNVAKALNKSIEDLTVTVIDRPRHKDLIQQCIDAGARVKLFQDGDIASALATAVEGTGVDILMGVGGAPEGVITAAAMKCMGGEIQGKLVCSTEEQKQQCDRLGLDTDQVLYMDDLVKGNEAYFVATGITHGDMLKGVVYAGDDTAKTHSIVMRSETGTIRFVEATHKLRTKPDYAY; encoded by the coding sequence ATGGATCGTAATTTAGCAATCAATCTTGTGAGAGTAACCGAAGGTGCGGCGTTAGGAGCTGCCCGATGGATGGGACGAAGGGATAAGGAAGCGGCGGATCAGGCCGGTGTGGACGGCATGCGAAAGATGTTTGATACCATCGATATCAAAGGGACGGTAATCATTGGAGAAGGGGAAAAGGATGAAGCCCCCATGCTCTACATCGGAGAGCAAGTGGGGGCCTGGGAAGAAGCGGATATGGAAGTGGATATTGCCGTGGATCCTGTGGAAGGCACCACCTCTGTGGCCAACGGTACCCCCAATGCCATTGCGGTTATTGCTATGGCGCCCAAGGGATGTCTGTTAAATGCCCCATCCTATTATATGGATAAAATTGCAGTAGGGCCCAAAGCCCGGGGAAAGATCGACATCAACTGGCCTGTGGAAAAGAATCTCCAAAATGTGGCCAAAGCCTTAAACAAAAGTATTGAGGATCTAACCGTAACGGTGATTGACCGGCCAAGACATAAGGATCTGATTCAACAGTGCATCGATGCCGGCGCCCGAGTCAAGCTGTTTCAGGACGGGGATATTGCCAGCGCCTTAGCCACAGCCGTTGAAGGTACCGGCGTGGATATCTTAATGGGAGTCGGCGGGGCTCCGGAAGGGGTCATCACCGCAGCTGCCATGAAGTGTATGGGTGGAGAGATCCAAGGAAAACTGGTTTGTTCCACGGAAGAGCAAAAACAGCAATGCGACCGATTGGGCCTTGATACGGATCAGGTGCTGTATATGGACGATCTGGTAAAAGGAAACGAAGCCTATTTTGTTGCCACGGGAATCACCCATGGGGATATGCTAAAAGGTGTGGTATATGCCGGAGATGACACTGCAAAAACTCACTCCATTGTTATGCGTTCGGAAACGGGAACCATCCGATTTGTGGAAGCTACCCATAAACTCCGAACCAAACCGGATTATGCATATTAG
- the fsa gene encoding fructose-6-phosphate aldolase, whose translation MKLFIDTANIDEIKEAASWGILDGVTTNPSLIAKEGRDFQEVIKEIVEIVDGPISAEVIALDAEKMVEEGEELAKIHDNIVVKVPMTKEGLKATKIFSEKGIKVNVTLVFSANQALLAAKAGATYVSPFLGRVDDIGSTGMDLVEEIISIFNIHGYDTQTIAASIRHPLHVTDAALAGSHVSTVPFKVLKMMTDHPLTDIGIEKFLADWNEAF comes from the coding sequence ATGAAGCTATTTATTGATACCGCAAATATTGACGAAATTAAAGAAGCGGCCAGTTGGGGAATTTTAGACGGGGTAACCACAAATCCCTCGCTGATTGCCAAGGAAGGCCGGGATTTTCAAGAGGTCATCAAAGAGATTGTAGAGATTGTAGACGGTCCCATCAGTGCCGAGGTCATCGCCCTGGATGCGGAAAAGATGGTGGAAGAAGGAGAGGAACTGGCAAAAATCCATGATAATATTGTGGTGAAGGTTCCCATGACCAAGGAGGGGCTGAAGGCTACCAAAATCTTCTCGGAAAAGGGAATTAAAGTAAATGTAACCCTGGTATTCTCTGCAAACCAGGCCCTGCTTGCCGCCAAAGCGGGGGCCACTTATGTCAGTCCCTTCCTAGGACGGGTGGATGATATCGGAAGTACGGGGATGGATCTTGTAGAGGAGATCATCAGTATTTTTAATATCCATGGATACGACACCCAAACCATCGCCGCAAGCATTCGTCATCCGCTACATGTGACCGATGCCGCCTTAGCGGGGTCCCATGTGTCCACGGTGCCCTTTAAGGTTTTGAAAATGATGACGGATCACCCCTTAACGGATATCGGGATTGAAAAATTTCTAGCGGATTGGAATGAAGCTTTTTAA
- a CDS encoding 3-keto-5-aminohexanoate cleavage protein, whose amino-acid sequence MEKLIITAAITGAEVTKDIQPALAISPEEIAEDAYQCYKSGASIVHVHAREADGSPTQDKDTYGRIKEKLEEKCDVIFQPSTGGAVWHSPEERLQPVELKPEMATLSCGTANFGPDVFMNTEEYMEKFAKRMQELGVKPELEIFERGMIENAKKLLKKGLLKEPLHFDFVLGVPGAAPGNPEDLMFMADKIPEGSTWTVAGIGRHELPLATLAIILGGHVRVGFEDNVYYEKGVLAKSNAELVERIVRIAKELGREVATPEEAREILGLK is encoded by the coding sequence ATGGAAAAATTAATCATTACCGCGGCGATCACCGGAGCGGAGGTAACCAAGGATATTCAACCGGCCCTGGCCATCTCCCCCGAGGAAATTGCCGAGGACGCTTATCAGTGCTATAAAAGTGGAGCGTCCATTGTCCACGTGCATGCAAGGGAAGCCGACGGCTCCCCGACCCAGGATAAGGACACCTATGGTCGGATCAAGGAAAAGCTCGAGGAAAAATGCGATGTGATATTTCAGCCCTCCACCGGGGGTGCGGTGTGGCACAGTCCGGAAGAACGTCTGCAACCGGTGGAGTTAAAGCCGGAGATGGCGACCCTGAGCTGCGGTACCGCAAATTTCGGGCCTGATGTTTTTATGAATACCGAAGAGTACATGGAAAAGTTCGCAAAAAGAATGCAGGAGCTGGGTGTAAAGCCGGAGCTGGAGATCTTTGAGCGGGGTATGATTGAAAATGCCAAAAAGCTGTTAAAAAAAGGACTGCTAAAGGAGCCCCTTCATTTTGATTTTGTTTTAGGGGTCCCCGGGGCGGCACCGGGAAATCCCGAGGATCTGATGTTTATGGCGGATAAAATTCCGGAAGGCTCCACCTGGACGGTGGCGGGAATCGGTCGACACGAGCTGCCTTTGGCCACCCTGGCCATTATTCTCGGCGGCCATGTACGGGTTGGTTTTGAAGACAACGTCTATTATGAAAAAGGGGTGCTGGCAAAATCCAATGCGGAGCTGGTGGAACGGATCGTAAGGATTGCCAAGGAGTTGGGCCGGGAAGTGGCTACCCCCGAGGAAGCTCGGGAGATCCTGGGACTGAAATAG
- a CDS encoding hotdog fold domain-containing protein: MKAMIRVRMGANDAHYGGNLVDGAKMLEFFGDVATELLIRNDGDEGLFVAYESVEFKAPVYAGDYIEAEGEIVETGNSSRKMKFTAKKVIHPRPDINDSACDVLETPEIVCEARGTCVVPKDKQRK, from the coding sequence ATGAAAGCAATGATTCGAGTACGCATGGGAGCCAATGACGCCCATTACGGCGGGAACTTAGTGGACGGAGCCAAAATGCTGGAGTTTTTCGGAGATGTGGCCACGGAACTATTGATCCGTAACGATGGGGATGAAGGTCTGTTTGTAGCCTATGAAAGCGTGGAATTTAAGGCGCCGGTGTATGCCGGGGACTATATTGAAGCGGAAGGGGAAATCGTTGAAACCGGTAACAGTTCCCGGAAGATGAAGTTCACCGCAAAAAAAGTGATACATCCGCGACCGGATATCAATGACTCCGCCTGTGATGTGTTGGAGACTCCGGAAATCGTATGCGAAGCTAGGGGAACCTGTGTGGTACCTAAGGATAAACAGCGTAAATAA
- a CDS encoding sodium-dependent transporter, producing the protein MEVKRENWGSRVGFVLAAAGSAVGLGNIWRFPYLTGENGGSAFILIYLMFIVLIGVNVMIAEFALGRSTGLAAVGAIKTYSHRFTFVGAMGVLSAFLIMGFYPVVGGWSLAYVLESVTGLYAQSPEAIDETFGAFITGATQPLFWMLIFLAMNILIVAKGIKGGIEKAAKVLMPTLFILLIFIAFRSVTLDGAGDGLAFLFQPDFSQVTGQTFLAALGQAFFSLSLGMGAMITYGSYLSKKETLPGNAGIVTALDVGVALLAGVAMFPALFAFGLEPAQGPGLVFVVIPMVFAEMGGLGTLFGLLFFVALSVAALTSSVSLMEVVVSYLIDQRDVQRKKAVYGTGIVMALMSILASLSMGVFDPLPVFEVGFFDLFDILSDKVFLGLGGMFIAIVTGWIVDKEVLRKELTNDGTTKFGLFEAWHFLIKWIIPPAIFIVAIFGIIDIEQTTVMLFGIAIVAVLAIFSKKLH; encoded by the coding sequence ATGGAAGTAAAACGAGAAAATTGGGGCTCCCGCGTCGGTTTTGTATTAGCCGCAGCAGGATCCGCCGTAGGACTGGGAAACATTTGGCGTTTTCCGTATCTCACCGGTGAAAACGGTGGTAGTGCATTTATTCTTATCTACTTGATGTTCATTGTATTAATCGGGGTCAACGTTATGATTGCAGAGTTTGCCCTGGGTCGTAGTACCGGCCTTGCGGCTGTAGGAGCCATTAAAACCTACTCCCATCGATTCACCTTTGTTGGTGCCATGGGAGTACTGTCTGCATTCTTAATCATGGGCTTTTATCCCGTAGTTGGAGGATGGTCCCTGGCCTATGTTCTGGAATCGGTTACCGGCCTTTATGCCCAAAGTCCCGAGGCCATTGATGAAACCTTCGGTGCCTTTATCACCGGAGCCACCCAGCCACTGTTCTGGATGCTTATTTTCTTAGCAATGAACATCCTGATTGTTGCCAAGGGTATTAAAGGCGGAATTGAAAAAGCCGCGAAGGTGCTAATGCCTACATTATTCATTCTTTTAATATTCATCGCATTTCGAAGTGTTACTCTTGACGGCGCAGGGGATGGATTGGCTTTCCTTTTCCAGCCGGACTTTTCCCAAGTAACCGGTCAAACTTTCTTAGCCGCTTTGGGACAAGCCTTTTTCTCCCTTAGTTTAGGAATGGGAGCCATGATCACCTACGGTTCTTACCTAAGTAAGAAAGAAACCCTTCCAGGAAACGCAGGGATTGTTACTGCACTGGATGTTGGAGTTGCACTCCTTGCTGGTGTTGCAATGTTCCCGGCACTTTTCGCCTTCGGTCTTGAACCTGCACAGGGACCTGGACTGGTATTCGTTGTAATCCCCATGGTTTTTGCTGAAATGGGCGGACTGGGTACACTGTTTGGACTTCTCTTCTTCGTTGCGTTATCCGTGGCAGCGCTAACCTCTTCCGTATCCTTAATGGAGGTTGTAGTTTCCTATTTAATTGACCAACGGGATGTGCAGCGTAAGAAAGCAGTATACGGAACCGGTATTGTAATGGCTTTAATGTCGATTCTCGCCTCTTTATCCATGGGCGTATTCGATCCGCTACCAGTGTTTGAAGTCGGCTTCTTCGACTTATTCGATATCCTGTCCGACAAGGTATTCCTTGGTCTTGGTGGAATGTTCATCGCCATCGTTACCGGTTGGATTGTGGATAAGGAAGTTCTCAGAAAAGAGCTTACCAATGACGGAACCACAAAGTTCGGATTATTTGAAGCTTGGCACTTCCTGATCAAATGGATTATTCCACCGGCAATCTTTATCGTTGCCATCTTTGGAATTATCGACATCGAGCAAACCACAGTTATGCTCTTTGGTATTGCCATCGTTGCAGTATTGGCGATCTTCTCGAAAAAGCTTCACTAA